One window of the Sphaerochaeta associata genome contains the following:
- a CDS encoding MFS transporter: MHLSPQKTDTIQFWVLNVASFLAQLTIAMVNLALVYHLRRVFALGADGIGLAASIGPATYLVFCILLAPYTIHYRPRHLVQLSLAGMGFSVFLFVSTHTLVVAYIALALYGAFMSLLWPQIEGWFSRGKEGAGLNRVANAFNFSWSFGVGVSSYIAGLLVELSTTMPFYVSLLLFAVVYLIIFISSALVPGIRAVQSEHSDNKANAKVDQSTPLRFYAWAGIIALYSGMSVILTIFPLYAQDELGISESQTGLLLLIRGVATCLSFLALGRLEFWHFKKRYIFLVQILFALFCLLAAGFTSPIPYAFFFLVFGFLFAFAYDQSMFHGASGSINRSHRMIIHEVLLTIGTILGAVGGGYIYEKLSFSRLLLVVASSALVLVSIEMAIACVWRQRKQ, from the coding sequence ATGCATCTTTCCCCGCAAAAAACGGACACCATTCAATTCTGGGTCCTGAACGTCGCTTCATTTCTTGCACAGTTGACCATTGCCATGGTCAACCTCGCCCTGGTCTATCACCTCAGGCGGGTGTTTGCACTCGGGGCGGACGGGATCGGGCTGGCTGCCTCGATCGGTCCCGCCACCTATCTGGTATTCTGCATTCTTCTCGCGCCATACACCATCCATTACCGACCGCGTCATCTGGTCCAGCTGTCGTTGGCGGGGATGGGCTTTTCCGTGTTCCTGTTCGTCTCCACCCATACCTTGGTCGTTGCCTATATCGCCCTTGCACTCTACGGAGCCTTCATGAGCCTGCTGTGGCCGCAGATTGAAGGCTGGTTCTCCCGGGGAAAAGAGGGGGCGGGGCTCAATCGGGTGGCGAATGCTTTTAATTTCTCATGGTCGTTCGGGGTGGGAGTAAGTTCCTATATAGCAGGGCTGTTGGTCGAGCTGTCCACCACCATGCCGTTCTATGTATCGTTGCTGCTTTTCGCCGTAGTGTATCTCATCATATTCATCAGCAGCGCTTTGGTGCCCGGCATACGGGCTGTACAGAGCGAGCACTCCGACAACAAGGCAAACGCCAAGGTTGACCAAAGCACGCCGCTCAGGTTCTATGCCTGGGCCGGCATCATCGCCTTATACAGCGGCATGAGCGTCATCCTCACCATATTCCCTTTGTATGCGCAGGATGAGCTGGGAATCAGTGAAAGCCAGACGGGTCTCTTATTGCTCATCCGAGGAGTGGCAACCTGTCTCTCTTTCCTGGCGTTGGGCAGGCTTGAGTTCTGGCACTTCAAGAAACGCTACATTTTTCTCGTCCAGATACTGTTTGCCTTGTTCTGCCTTCTGGCTGCAGGCTTCACTTCCCCGATTCCCTATGCCTTTTTCTTTTTGGTCTTCGGCTTTCTCTTTGCATTCGCGTACGACCAGAGCATGTTCCATGGGGCGAGCGGCAGCATCAACCGTTCCCATCGGATGATCATCCATGAAGTATTGCTGACCATCGGCACCATCCTAGGAGCCGTCGGGGGAGGGTACATCTATGAAAAGCTCTCCTTTTCGAGGCTTCTTTTGGTTGTTGCGTCTTCTGCCCTTGTCCTGGTGAGCATCGAGATGGCGATTGCATGTGTATGGCGTCAAAGAAAGCAATAG
- a CDS encoding aconitate hydratase, whose product MGKTLTEKILLSHLKEGTLETGKPIGILIDQTLTQDATGTMAYLQFEAMGLKRVQNELAVSYVDHNTIQVGFENADDHRYLQTVAAAKGVIFSRPGNGICHQVHLERFGKPGKTLLGSDSHTPTGGGIGMIAIGAGGLDVAVAMAGGPFHLISPKVIEIRLTGKLRPWVAAKDVILAVLERYGVKGNVNCIFEYTGDGVATLEVPERSTICNMGAECGVTTSIFPSDEKTRSFLKAQGREEDWTALSADEGAVYDGLFEIDLSTLQPKMACPHSPGNIENVSKLAGKRVEQVLIGSCTNSSYADMKKVADILDGHTVAEHVSLGIAPGSREVFLMLSQDGSLGKFIQSGARILESACGFCIGNHQSPGTDGVSLRTSNRNFEGRSGTKSGQVYLVSPETAALAAITGVFTDPLSDHGISYPQVVHPTQFLIDDSMFVFPPEDGSNIEIFRGPNIGDPPKNTALKDNLEGYVTIKVGDKITTDHIMPAGSRLKYRSNIPVYSKYVFEPVDEHFSQRCTENQDRGKDNFIVAGASYGQGSSREHAAICPMYLGVKAVIAVSIERIHQNNLCNFGIIPLTFVNEEDYAKFDSNDELLLENVKEQIKGGEVVLKNRTKSTEIVLRCDITDEQRSMLISGGLLNILKERN is encoded by the coding sequence ATGGGCAAGACACTGACAGAAAAGATACTGCTTTCACATCTGAAGGAAGGAACGCTTGAGACGGGAAAGCCGATCGGCATCCTCATCGATCAGACACTGACCCAGGACGCCACAGGCACCATGGCCTATCTCCAGTTTGAAGCGATGGGATTGAAGCGGGTGCAGAACGAGCTTGCAGTGAGCTATGTCGATCACAACACGATCCAGGTCGGCTTCGAAAATGCCGACGACCATCGCTATCTGCAGACCGTCGCTGCCGCCAAGGGTGTCATTTTCTCCCGGCCGGGCAATGGAATCTGCCATCAGGTGCACCTTGAGCGCTTTGGAAAGCCGGGCAAAACGTTGCTGGGCAGCGACAGCCATACCCCGACCGGGGGTGGCATCGGCATGATCGCCATCGGAGCCGGCGGGCTGGATGTGGCTGTTGCCATGGCAGGAGGCCCTTTCCATCTCATCAGTCCCAAGGTGATTGAGATCAGGCTCACCGGTAAACTCAGACCCTGGGTTGCCGCAAAGGATGTAATTTTGGCCGTCCTTGAACGCTACGGGGTGAAGGGAAATGTTAATTGCATTTTCGAGTATACCGGAGACGGGGTTGCAACCCTTGAGGTCCCCGAGCGTTCGACCATATGCAATATGGGGGCGGAGTGCGGTGTCACCACCAGTATTTTCCCTTCCGATGAGAAGACCCGATCCTTCCTCAAGGCCCAAGGCAGGGAAGAGGACTGGACTGCCTTGTCTGCAGATGAGGGCGCTGTCTACGACGGTCTTTTTGAGATCGACCTTTCCACTCTCCAGCCAAAAATGGCGTGTCCTCACTCTCCTGGAAATATCGAAAACGTCTCCAAGCTTGCCGGCAAGCGGGTTGAGCAGGTGCTCATCGGTTCCTGCACCAATTCCAGCTATGCAGATATGAAGAAGGTCGCCGATATACTGGACGGGCACACTGTCGCCGAGCATGTGAGCCTTGGCATTGCACCGGGAAGCCGCGAGGTATTTCTGATGCTCAGCCAGGATGGTTCACTGGGCAAGTTCATCCAAAGCGGAGCACGCATTCTGGAAAGCGCCTGTGGATTTTGCATCGGCAACCACCAGAGTCCGGGAACGGACGGGGTGAGCTTGAGGACCAGCAATCGCAACTTCGAAGGCCGCAGCGGCACGAAAAGCGGACAGGTCTACCTGGTCAGCCCCGAGACCGCCGCTTTGGCCGCCATTACCGGAGTGTTCACCGACCCACTCTCAGATCATGGTATCAGCTATCCCCAGGTGGTGCATCCGACGCAGTTTCTGATTGATGATTCAATGTTCGTGTTTCCTCCCGAGGATGGTTCGAATATTGAGATTTTCCGAGGTCCCAATATTGGGGATCCCCCGAAAAATACAGCCCTCAAGGATAACCTGGAGGGGTATGTCACCATCAAGGTGGGGGATAAGATTACCACCGACCATATCATGCCGGCTGGAAGCCGCCTCAAGTACCGCTCGAACATACCGGTGTATTCCAAGTATGTCTTTGAGCCTGTCGACGAGCACTTCAGCCAGCGATGCACCGAGAATCAGGATAGGGGAAAGGACAACTTCATCGTTGCCGGCGCCTCCTACGGGCAGGGATCCAGCCGCGAACATGCTGCAATTTGTCCGATGTACCTCGGCGTCAAGGCTGTCATTGCCGTTTCCATCGAGCGCATCCACCAGAACAATCTCTGCAATTTCGGCATCATTCCGTTGACCTTCGTCAACGAGGAGGACTATGCAAAGTTCGATTCCAACGATGAGCTGTTGCTGGAGAATGTGAAGGAGCAGATCAAGGGTGGTGAGGTGGTGCTCAAGAACAGGACCAAGAGCACCGAGATCGTCCTGCGATGCGACATCACCGACGAGCAGCGAAGCATGCTCATCAGCGGCGGTTTGCTCAATATACTGAAGGAGAGGAATTGA
- the icd gene encoding NADP-dependent isocitrate dehydrogenase, with translation MDTAISIENGRLSVPDRVTIPFIEGDGVGPEITAVMKSVVSKAVQKAYQGKRSIDFLEVLAGQKAKDRVGTYLPDETLEAVNTYKVAIKGPLTTPVGKGIRSLNVTLRQTLDLYVCLRPVEYFRGVPSPVKHPENVDMVVFRENTEDIYAGIEWEAGSSDVQKVLDFLASEMKVKNIRFPQSSALGVKPVSREGSERLIRAAITYALEHNRRSVTLVHKGNIMKFTEGGFNAWGYELAKREFGASLDEKKRTFIVRKDGKPLYIQDCICDAFLQNILLKPESYDVIATLNLNGDYVSDALAAEVGGIGIAPGANINYETGYAIFEATHGTAPDIAGKDMVNPLSLVLSAVMMLEYLGWGEAAAMIKKAVSKAIEQGSVTSDFHQAMVKEGRPCTAVGTEAFGRQLAALL, from the coding sequence ATGGATACGGCGATCAGCATTGAAAACGGCAGGCTTTCGGTACCCGATCGGGTCACCATTCCCTTCATCGAGGGCGATGGCGTAGGTCCGGAAATTACCGCTGTAATGAAAAGCGTGGTCTCAAAGGCCGTCCAAAAAGCCTATCAGGGTAAACGTTCCATAGACTTTCTTGAGGTGCTGGCTGGCCAGAAAGCCAAGGATAGGGTGGGAACCTACCTCCCTGATGAAACCTTGGAAGCAGTCAACACCTACAAGGTTGCCATCAAGGGACCGCTTACCACACCCGTCGGCAAGGGCATCAGGTCGTTGAATGTAACGCTTCGCCAGACTCTGGACCTCTACGTCTGTCTCAGGCCGGTTGAGTACTTCAGGGGAGTTCCTTCCCCTGTAAAACATCCTGAGAACGTGGACATGGTGGTGTTTCGTGAGAATACCGAGGACATCTATGCCGGCATTGAGTGGGAAGCGGGAAGCAGCGATGTGCAGAAAGTATTGGATTTCCTCGCATCGGAGATGAAGGTGAAGAATATCCGCTTTCCCCAAAGCAGCGCACTCGGCGTCAAACCGGTGAGCCGCGAGGGAAGCGAGCGTCTGATCAGGGCCGCAATCACCTATGCTCTTGAGCATAATCGACGCAGTGTTACACTGGTGCATAAGGGAAACATCATGAAGTTCACCGAGGGCGGGTTCAATGCCTGGGGCTACGAACTTGCCAAACGAGAGTTCGGTGCCAGCTTGGATGAGAAGAAGCGTACTTTCATTGTGCGCAAGGACGGCAAGCCATTATACATCCAGGATTGCATCTGTGATGCCTTTTTGCAGAACATCCTGCTCAAGCCGGAATCCTACGATGTGATAGCCACGCTGAACCTCAACGGCGACTATGTCTCTGATGCCTTGGCTGCAGAAGTCGGTGGTATCGGCATCGCCCCGGGTGCCAATATCAATTACGAAACCGGCTATGCCATTTTTGAAGCCACTCATGGCACCGCACCTGATATTGCCGGTAAGGATATGGTCAATCCGCTCTCATTGGTATTATCGGCTGTGATGATGCTTGAGTATCTGGGATGGGGCGAAGCTGCCGCGATGATCAAGAAAGCGGTCAGTAAGGCGATCGAGCAAGGCAGCGTCACTTCCGATTTCCATCAGGCGATGGTCAAGGAAGGAAGACCCTGCACCGCTGTAGGGACGGAAGCCTTCGGACGGCAACTGGCAGCTCTACTGTAG
- a CDS encoding HAD family hydrolase: protein MYARWYRLRTDKALIFDFNGTLFWDSDYHREAWSSVSVLYRGKPLSLSESYYLNGRTNAETIAYILGYMPEKKELERLGEEKELLYRTICIRNRPLRLAPGFLDLAARAKQLNIPMAIATSAGKSNIEQYKKWFDLCNLIAEDLIIYDNGVRKSKPEPDIYLDACKALGIEPALCTVFEDTKAGILSAKSAGIGTIWAVASPGSDRETMQAMEGVHGLIDEFSQVKLQ, encoded by the coding sequence ATGTACGCAAGGTGGTACCGCTTGAGGACCGATAAGGCCTTGATTTTCGATTTCAACGGTACGCTGTTCTGGGACTCCGACTACCATCGTGAGGCTTGGAGCAGCGTTTCCGTATTGTATCGGGGTAAACCCCTTTCACTTTCAGAAAGCTATTATCTGAACGGAAGGACCAACGCAGAAACCATCGCCTATATATTGGGATACATGCCCGAGAAAAAGGAACTGGAACGCCTGGGCGAGGAGAAAGAGCTGCTCTATCGAACAATTTGTATACGCAATCGACCGCTGAGGCTCGCCCCCGGCTTTCTGGACCTGGCCGCCCGTGCAAAACAGCTCAACATTCCGATGGCCATTGCCACCAGTGCGGGCAAGTCAAATATCGAACAATACAAAAAATGGTTCGATTTATGCAATCTCATAGCAGAGGACCTGATCATCTACGACAACGGTGTGCGTAAAAGCAAACCCGAACCAGACATCTACCTCGATGCATGCAAGGCATTGGGGATCGAACCGGCGCTATGCACCGTCTTCGAGGATACTAAAGCGGGTATACTTTCGGCGAAATCGGCAGGAATTGGAACCATTTGGGCGGTTGCAAGCCCCGGCAGCGACCGAGAGACAATGCAAGCCATGGAGGGTGTCCATGGCTTGATCGACGAATTTTCCCAGGTAAAACTACAGTAG
- a CDS encoding citrate synthase: MEIQKEAAKLVLGDKEVDLTVITDNMGGKSIDITSLRKQTGFITYDPGFVNTGSCMSSICFVDGERGILRYRGYDIEDLVEHCDFVEVAHLLIKGELPTLAQRHTYAEMLNRHSLLHVDMRNFFRDYPQESHPMSILSAMVASLSAFYPELEDADPEENVDLTVSRLLSKMRTIAAFSYRQMNGLDFVDPSYKFSYCENFLNMLFHTPVNAYIPDPLHVKALNILLILHADHEQNCSTSAVRLVASSEANLYASVAAGCCALWGSKHGGANQAVMQMLNQIYSEGLSIEKVLELAKSKDSSFLLYGFGHRVYKTYDPRAKIAKKLCQQILRADSQTDPLLQIAMELEQAALKDPYFIERNLYPNVDFYTGIIFHAMGIPESMFTVLFAMGRLPGWIAHWLEWRHDPYQKIGRPRQVYSGPHVRKVVPLEDR, encoded by the coding sequence ATGGAAATCCAGAAAGAAGCTGCCAAGCTTGTACTTGGCGACAAGGAAGTGGACTTAACCGTCATCACGGACAATATGGGAGGCAAATCGATTGATATAACCTCCCTGCGCAAGCAGACCGGTTTCATAACGTATGACCCCGGCTTTGTGAACACAGGATCCTGCATGAGCTCCATCTGCTTTGTCGATGGAGAACGCGGCATCCTCCGCTATCGAGGATACGATATCGAGGACTTGGTGGAACATTGCGACTTCGTTGAGGTTGCACACCTGCTGATCAAAGGCGAGCTTCCCACGCTTGCCCAACGGCACACCTATGCAGAAATGCTCAACCGCCACTCACTGCTGCATGTGGATATGCGCAACTTCTTCCGGGATTACCCGCAGGAATCTCATCCGATGTCGATTCTTTCGGCCATGGTCGCCTCTCTTTCGGCATTCTACCCCGAACTCGAGGATGCCGACCCTGAGGAAAACGTCGACCTGACCGTCAGCCGATTGCTCTCCAAAATGAGAACAATTGCGGCCTTCAGTTATCGGCAGATGAATGGTTTGGATTTCGTCGATCCTTCATACAAGTTCTCCTACTGCGAGAACTTCCTCAACATGCTGTTTCACACCCCGGTCAACGCATATATACCCGATCCATTGCACGTCAAGGCATTGAACATCCTCTTGATCCTCCATGCAGACCACGAACAGAACTGTTCCACCAGTGCGGTACGTTTGGTGGCCAGCAGCGAGGCCAACCTGTATGCATCGGTGGCTGCCGGTTGCTGCGCCCTGTGGGGTAGCAAGCACGGAGGAGCCAACCAGGCGGTCATGCAGATGCTCAACCAGATTTACTCCGAGGGGCTGAGTATTGAGAAGGTGCTGGAACTTGCCAAGAGCAAAGACTCCTCTTTCCTGCTCTATGGATTCGGACACCGGGTGTACAAGACCTACGACCCCAGGGCCAAGATCGCCAAGAAACTGTGTCAGCAGATCCTGAGAGCCGACAGCCAGACCGACCCCTTGTTGCAGATAGCCATGGAGCTTGAACAGGCTGCCCTGAAGGACCCGTATTTCATCGAGCGCAATCTCTATCCGAACGTTGACTTTTATACCGGCATCATCTTCCACGCCATGGGAATTCCCGAATCGATGTTCACCGTGTTGTTCGCCATGGGCAGGCTCCCCGGCTGGATAGCACACTGGTTGGAATGGAGGCACGATCCGTATCAGAAGATCGGCCGGCCGAGACAAGTATACTCGGGACCCCATGTACGCAAGGTGGTACCGCTTGAGGACCGATAA
- a CDS encoding ArsR/SmtB family transcription factor yields MRSPDNRSEEIVLPLEEEIVDIADFFKVFGDPTRLKILFLLEQGERGVNAISEELGMQQSTISQQLKLLRACRLVRFRKDGRNVLYRLNDEHIHDILALGIEHYQELQ; encoded by the coding sequence ATGCGTAGCCCAGACAACCGCTCGGAAGAGATAGTTCTCCCCTTGGAAGAGGAAATCGTCGATATTGCCGATTTCTTCAAAGTTTTCGGCGATCCCACCCGCCTAAAAATCCTCTTCCTTCTCGAACAAGGAGAGAGGGGAGTGAATGCAATCAGTGAAGAACTGGGCATGCAGCAGAGCACCATCAGTCAGCAACTCAAACTGCTGAGAGCATGTCGTTTGGTACGATTCCGCAAGGACGGCCGCAATGTGCTCTACCGACTGAACGATGAGCATATCCACGACATCCTTGCGTTGGGTATCGAGCACTATCAGGAGTTGCAGTAA
- a CDS encoding nucleoside deaminase — MDDRAYLLQAVEKARKTMQENLGGPFGALLVDDQGEVFIASNTVLGSHDPTAHAEVNVIRQACKEKGTHDLSGSVLYTTCYPCPMCLSACIWANIKQVYYGCTPQDAQAIGFRDDFIYRYINRGCSDASVLSLHQSDRSACLPLFEEYQAMDKELY; from the coding sequence ATGGATGATCGAGCATACTTGCTGCAAGCAGTAGAGAAGGCGCGTAAGACAATGCAAGAAAATCTGGGTGGTCCCTTTGGAGCCCTGCTGGTGGATGATCAAGGAGAGGTGTTTATTGCATCGAACACTGTCCTCGGAAGTCACGATCCGACCGCCCACGCTGAAGTGAATGTCATCAGACAAGCCTGCAAGGAAAAAGGGACTCATGACCTGAGCGGCAGCGTCCTCTATACTACCTGCTATCCCTGTCCCATGTGCCTGTCAGCCTGCATCTGGGCAAACATCAAGCAGGTATACTATGGATGCACACCGCAGGATGCCCAGGCGATTGGCTTCCGCGATGATTTCATCTATCGGTACATCAACAGAGGATGCAGTGATGCCTCGGTTCTCTCCCTGCATCAGAGCGATCGATCGGCCTGCCTTCCTCTCTTCGAGGAGTACCAGGCAATGGACAAGGAGCTGTATTGA
- a CDS encoding argininosuccinate synthase, producing the protein MNKEKIILAYSGGLDTSVILKWLANKGFDVIAYVANVGQNEDFAAIEKKALATGASKVYVEDLRKELVTDYIFPALKANTIYEGTYMLGTSLARPIIAKRQIEIARKEGTVYVAHGATGKGNDQVRFEFGYYMHMPQVKIISPWKDPEWLTQFEGRSDMIAYAQKYGIPIKASTKKPYSEDENLIHISHEAGILEDPSKRCEEDVFSLTLSPRMAADKETLLTFEFKNGLPVSVTNEEDKTVVTDPLQMILYLNKLGHDNAIGRVDMVENRYIGIKSRGVYETPGCEILWKAHHNLEGITMDKEVMHLRDSLMPKYAQLIYNGYWGAPEFEMLTAAFEQSQKNVSGTSKVVLYKGNVIFAGVSSPVSLYNEALGSMDKAGGYQPVDCKGFININAIRLMASAKRDTN; encoded by the coding sequence ATGAATAAGGAAAAAATCATTCTTGCCTATAGTGGAGGTCTCGATACCTCTGTAATCCTCAAGTGGCTGGCAAACAAGGGCTTTGACGTCATCGCCTATGTTGCGAACGTCGGTCAGAACGAGGATTTTGCCGCCATCGAGAAGAAAGCACTGGCTACCGGTGCCTCCAAGGTCTATGTCGAAGACCTGCGCAAGGAATTGGTTACCGACTATATTTTCCCTGCGCTGAAGGCGAATACCATCTATGAAGGCACCTACATGCTGGGAACATCACTGGCCAGGCCCATCATCGCCAAACGCCAGATTGAAATCGCCCGCAAGGAAGGAACGGTTTATGTTGCCCACGGTGCAACAGGAAAGGGAAACGACCAGGTCCGCTTTGAATTCGGTTATTACATGCACATGCCACAGGTGAAAATCATCAGCCCATGGAAGGACCCCGAGTGGCTGACGCAATTCGAAGGAAGAAGCGATATGATAGCCTACGCCCAAAAGTACGGCATTCCCATCAAGGCTTCCACCAAGAAACCGTACAGCGAGGATGAGAATCTTATCCACATCAGCCACGAGGCGGGCATCCTGGAAGACCCCTCCAAGCGGTGCGAAGAAGATGTGTTCAGCCTGACGCTCAGCCCCAGGATGGCTGCGGACAAGGAGACGCTTCTGACCTTCGAGTTCAAGAACGGCCTTCCGGTTTCTGTTACCAATGAAGAGGACAAGACGGTCGTCACCGATCCTTTGCAGATGATTCTCTATCTGAACAAGCTTGGTCACGACAATGCCATCGGCCGTGTGGACATGGTGGAGAACCGCTATATCGGCATCAAGAGCCGCGGTGTGTATGAAACCCCTGGTTGTGAGATCCTTTGGAAGGCACATCACAATCTGGAAGGCATCACCATGGACAAGGAAGTGATGCACCTGCGTGACTCGCTGATGCCCAAGTATGCCCAGCTCATTTACAACGGGTACTGGGGAGCCCCTGAATTCGAAATGCTTACAGCCGCCTTTGAACAGAGCCAAAAGAATGTCAGCGGTACAAGCAAAGTGGTCCTCTACAAGGGCAATGTAATCTTCGCAGGAGTCTCGAGTCCGGTCTCGCTTTACAATGAGGCGCTGGGCTCCATGGACAAGGCCGGGGGCTATCAGCCGGTGGACTGCAAGGGATTCATCAATATCAATGCCATCCGACTCATGGCAAGCGCCAAACGGGATACCAACTAG
- a CDS encoding ABC transporter ATP-binding protein, with protein sequence MLECKHLYKRYGNQKKNAVDDLSLTIESGRIFGFLGPNGAGKSTTIKMLVGLLKPDQGTIQFDGKNSKTDALSYKQSIGYVPDEPVFYERMTALEHLTFIADIYEVEQKVRKARIDELSKTLLLSDALSDQISSYSHGMKQKLSVIAALLPSPKLLILDEPMVGLDPKASYILKQLLKSYAQAGNTVFFSTHVLEVAQQLCDTLGIIKEGRLLYCGTFEQLQADAGEGTENLEQLFLELTDEGTPS encoded by the coding sequence ATGTTGGAATGTAAACACCTCTATAAACGGTACGGAAATCAGAAGAAAAATGCGGTCGACGACCTTTCACTCACTATTGAAAGCGGCCGGATTTTCGGCTTCCTCGGCCCCAACGGAGCCGGCAAGAGCACCACGATCAAAATGCTGGTCGGCCTTTTGAAACCCGACCAAGGAACCATTCAATTTGACGGTAAGAACAGTAAAACCGACGCACTCTCGTATAAGCAGAGCATCGGGTATGTTCCTGATGAGCCGGTTTTCTATGAACGGATGACCGCTTTGGAGCATCTTACCTTCATTGCAGATATCTATGAGGTGGAACAGAAGGTGCGCAAGGCACGCATCGATGAGCTGTCCAAGACACTGTTGCTCTCAGATGCCCTTTCCGATCAGATTTCCAGCTATTCGCACGGGATGAAGCAAAAGCTGTCGGTCATCGCCGCGTTGCTTCCATCCCCCAAGCTCCTGATACTCGATGAGCCGATGGTGGGTCTGGATCCCAAGGCCTCATACATCCTCAAGCAGTTGCTCAAGTCGTACGCTCAGGCTGGAAATACCGTGTTCTTTTCCACCCATGTGTTGGAGGTCGCCCAGCAACTTTGTGATACGCTGGGCATTATCAAGGAGGGCAGGCTGCTGTACTGCGGAACGTTCGAGCAGCTGCAGGCCGATGCAGGGGAGGGGACGGAGAATCTGGAACAGCTTTTCCTGGAGTTGACCGATGAGGGAACACCCTCATGA
- a CDS encoding ABC transporter permease yields the protein MSWRTIYLLVKAYWLGNKPIASALERLSFQRKGSRSSLLSVVIGLMLLVMFVYFSLLLGLNYYSYQMLGVLIDQPLMGLFIASALSFFGLLLFSFTSIHDFLYTAKDILMVRTLKVGDASASLSRLILLYLHYAPLYWFLTLPALVVGSFIQGVSISYVLYSLLYLLFGPILPLCCSVLVALILIGASRGKRFRFLEEIAPMILLVLFIVGISASFTRNLGEDSLLDFQYEAMLATVAPLLTSLLEKLPLFTLQAKQMFSFSSSLLMVAINGIFVLLTSIAVVRTYQANFSKLLSNQSTRSRRKRAYEFKANSQVSALLKRELVVIRSNSSFLFELVGELFIPVILIVVYMLTGVMDEMAVLADTLKDFPFFEQILFLIMLLVANLGMLSSTSVSRQGRMFVYDRLYPVSAAVYVQAKLLLHMCLVGFPNIIYLSLSLMFFGLNPYHLLWMVPLSLTLILLSATLHLCIDYHNPKLDWTLAQQAMKSNPNGLIGLALSFVLEVVVAAFLVLPVLLGLPFIYFAAILCALALLSLRYTYRLVVTQASQALAR from the coding sequence ATGAGCTGGAGAACCATATACCTGTTGGTCAAGGCCTACTGGCTGGGCAACAAGCCGATCGCCAGCGCTCTTGAGCGTTTGAGTTTTCAGAGGAAGGGAAGCAGGTCCTCTCTGCTTTCGGTCGTGATTGGCTTGATGCTTCTGGTGATGTTCGTCTACTTCTCCCTGTTGCTGGGCCTGAACTACTATAGCTATCAAATGCTGGGAGTTTTGATCGATCAGCCGCTGATGGGGTTGTTCATTGCATCGGCCTTATCCTTTTTCGGCTTGCTTTTGTTCAGTTTCACCTCCATCCACGATTTTCTCTACACCGCCAAGGACATCCTCATGGTGCGTACGCTCAAAGTAGGGGACGCCTCCGCTTCTCTGAGCCGCTTGATTCTCCTCTATCTGCACTATGCACCACTGTATTGGTTTTTAACCCTCCCGGCTCTTGTGGTGGGCTCGTTCATCCAAGGTGTTTCAATTTCCTATGTACTGTATTCTCTTCTTTACCTGCTGTTCGGACCGATCCTCCCGCTCTGCTGCTCCGTCCTTGTCGCCCTTATACTCATCGGTGCCAGCAGAGGAAAAAGATTTCGGTTCCTTGAAGAGATTGCACCCATGATTCTTTTGGTCCTGTTCATTGTAGGAATTAGTGCATCCTTTACCAGGAATCTCGGCGAGGATTCATTGCTGGACTTCCAATACGAGGCGATGCTGGCCACTGTTGCACCGCTGCTCACCTCCTTATTGGAAAAACTGCCGCTGTTCACCCTTCAGGCAAAGCAGATGTTCTCGTTTTCCTCTTCCCTTCTGATGGTGGCTATAAACGGTATTTTTGTACTGCTGACGAGCATTGCTGTTGTACGCACGTATCAAGCAAATTTTTCCAAATTGTTGAGCAATCAGAGTACACGAAGCAGACGCAAAAGAGCGTATGAATTCAAGGCGAACAGCCAAGTATCTGCCCTGTTGAAGCGTGAGTTGGTGGTTATACGGTCCAATTCAAGTTTTCTTTTCGAGTTGGTGGGTGAGCTTTTCATCCCCGTCATCCTGATAGTTGTCTATATGCTTACCGGGGTGATGGATGAGATGGCCGTTTTGGCAGATACCCTCAAGGATTTCCCCTTCTTTGAGCAGATCCTGTTCTTAATCATGCTGTTGGTTGCGAATCTGGGGATGCTCAGCTCCACCAGCGTCTCCAGACAGGGACGTATGTTCGTCTACGACAGGCTCTATCCTGTATCCGCTGCAGTCTATGTACAGGCGAAGCTGCTTTTGCACATGTGTCTGGTGGGTTTTCCCAATATAATCTATCTGAGCTTGTCTCTGATGTTTTTCGGTCTGAATCCGTACCACCTCCTATGGATGGTCCCCCTCTCCCTCACCCTTATCCTGCTTAGTGCAACCCTGCATCTCTGCATCGATTACCATAATCCGAAGCTCGATTGGACCTTGGCGCAACAGGCTATGAAAAGCAACCCCAACGGCTTGATAGGTTTGGCTCTTTCGTTTGTCCTTGAAGTGGTGGTTGCCGCCTTTCTGGTGCTACCCGTCCTGTTGGGCCTTCCGTTCATCTACTTTGCAGCAATCCTCTGTGCTCTTGCACTCCTGTCGTTGAGGTATACCTATCGGTTGGTCGTAACCCAGGCTTCTCAAGCGCTTGCAAGGTAG